The Dehalogenimonas sp. 4OHTPN genome window below encodes:
- a CDS encoding DUF2200 domain-containing protein: MAKHKIYTMSVGSVYPLYIAKAEKKGRTRAEVDETIRWLTGYSQNELEARLKDKTDFETFFAEAPRPNPSRSLIKGLICGVRVEDIVEPTMREIRYLDKLVDELAKGRAMEKILRK; the protein is encoded by the coding sequence GTGGCCAAGCACAAGATCTATACGATGAGCGTCGGGAGCGTTTATCCCCTTTATATTGCCAAAGCAGAGAAAAAAGGACGCACCAGAGCTGAAGTGGATGAGACTATCCGCTGGCTGACCGGCTACAGCCAGAACGAGTTGGAGGCGCGGCTTAAAGACAAGACCGATTTTGAGACCTTCTTTGCAGAGGCGCCCCGACCGAATCCGTCAAGGAGCCTGATCAAAGGCCTGATCTGCGGCGTCCGGGTGGAGGACATAGTAGAGCCGACGATGCGGGAGATCCGCTACCTGGATAAGCTGGTGGATGAGCTGGCAAAGGGCAGGGCGATGGAGAAGATTTTACGGAAGTAA